Proteins from one Streptomyces caniferus genomic window:
- a CDS encoding response regulator transcription factor — translation MNQQPVPPAPAAPAAVPETPLRVFILDDHEVVRRGVRDLLEAEEDIEVVGEAGDARQALARVPATRPQVAVLDVRLGGTDGPDGDHEGIVVCRELRARLPELACLMLTSFDDEALFDAIMAGASGYVLKQIDGTALVQAIRTVAAGQSMLDPRTATRVMERLRAPGRAGAAEGETETEASELDRLSPREREVLDLIGDGLTNRQIADRLFLSEKTVKNRVSAILSKLGVGRRVQAAMVVERLKGPRT, via the coding sequence ATGAACCAGCAGCCCGTTCCCCCTGCCCCCGCCGCGCCCGCCGCCGTCCCCGAGACGCCGCTGCGCGTCTTCATCCTCGACGACCACGAGGTGGTCCGCCGCGGTGTAAGGGACCTGTTGGAGGCGGAGGAGGACATCGAGGTCGTCGGGGAGGCGGGGGACGCCCGGCAGGCCCTCGCCCGGGTGCCGGCGACCCGTCCGCAGGTGGCCGTGCTCGACGTCCGGCTGGGCGGCACCGACGGGCCCGACGGCGACCACGAAGGGATCGTGGTCTGCCGGGAGTTACGGGCCCGCCTGCCGGAGCTGGCCTGTCTGATGCTGACGTCCTTCGACGACGAGGCGCTGTTCGACGCCATCATGGCGGGGGCCTCCGGCTATGTGCTCAAGCAGATCGACGGCACCGCGCTGGTACAGGCGATCCGCACGGTCGCGGCGGGGCAGTCGATGCTGGATCCGCGCACCGCGACACGGGTGATGGAGCGGCTGCGCGCCCCGGGCCGGGCCGGGGCTGCCGAGGGGGAGACGGAGACCGAGGCGTCCGAACTCGACCGGCTCTCACCCCGCGAACGGGAGGTGCTGGACCTGATCGGCGACGGCTTGACGAACCGTCAGATCGCGGACCGGCTGTTCCTCTCGGAGAAGACGGTCAAGAACCGTGTCTCCGCGATCCTGTCCAAGCTGGGAGTGGGACGCCGGGTCCAGGCGGCGATGGTCGTCGAACGGCTGAAGGGGCCACGGACATGA
- a CDS encoding acyl-CoA dehydrogenase family protein has protein sequence MSRNPLVDLDSSEFLDGFRRSIDEFDSARLPHEPLSRESLRKLVELGIYLPAIPREYGGRESHQEMCEIIEIMSERNLPLGMYTMIVTVLFLRNVAAGGDDALKEEVFDDFAHHPVIGGLAFTEPGSGSNLARMQTTYHDEGDAYRITGTKHWQAFSEQADWWIICARHPERKEFAYFAHRRSDGGFVTTEVYDSLGLKNLGYGLNTLDLRVPRHYRLTKTREGLGDAAEILCASRFSKAAMASGFLRRLSTESLRQVSTRKIGDGTLHDIGYVRYKVNRIQQNYVVCNALYRHLMLAENYYTDLEDSMFASLATKVLASELMLESALDYQQLCGGEGYRKGAPDNIAAYALLDARVYTVFDGTNDLLCQHLAHLFLRQFQQSGLRSPLEFLGRFGYLEDAFFHLTDINLSHLADAPSQDKIVILGRILSRIYGISTLQKSSRSAAPSARLAVDEADYPKAIAVLKNEIVGLVNEYELATRLIGTQAASGATRPRAATVTFESKVGMR, from the coding sequence ATGTCACGCAACCCATTGGTCGACCTCGACTCGTCCGAATTCCTCGACGGTTTTCGGCGCAGTATCGACGAGTTCGACAGCGCCCGACTTCCGCATGAGCCGCTTTCCAGGGAAAGTCTGCGCAAGCTCGTCGAGTTAGGCATCTACTTACCGGCCATCCCGCGCGAGTACGGCGGCCGGGAAAGCCATCAGGAGATGTGCGAGATCATCGAGATCATGTCCGAGCGCAATCTGCCGCTGGGCATGTACACGATGATCGTGACGGTCCTCTTCCTCCGCAACGTGGCGGCCGGCGGTGATGACGCGCTGAAGGAAGAGGTCTTCGACGACTTCGCGCACCACCCCGTCATCGGCGGTCTCGCCTTCACCGAGCCGGGGAGCGGTTCGAACCTCGCACGGATGCAGACCACCTACCACGATGAAGGCGACGCGTACCGGATCACCGGTACCAAGCACTGGCAGGCGTTCAGTGAGCAGGCGGACTGGTGGATCATCTGCGCCAGGCATCCGGAGCGCAAGGAGTTCGCCTACTTCGCCCACAGGCGGTCGGACGGCGGATTCGTGACCACCGAGGTCTACGACAGCCTGGGGCTGAAGAACCTCGGATACGGGCTCAACACCCTGGATCTGCGGGTGCCCCGCCATTACCGGCTCACCAAGACCAGAGAGGGACTGGGCGATGCCGCCGAGATCCTCTGCGCCTCCCGGTTCAGCAAGGCCGCCATGGCCAGCGGTTTCCTGCGCAGGCTCAGCACCGAGTCCCTGCGTCAGGTGAGCACAAGGAAAATCGGTGACGGCACACTGCACGACATCGGCTACGTGCGGTACAAGGTCAATCGCATCCAGCAGAACTATGTCGTCTGCAATGCGCTGTACCGGCATCTGATGCTGGCGGAGAACTACTACACGGACCTGGAAGACAGCATGTTCGCCTCGCTGGCGACCAAGGTGCTGGCCTCCGAACTCATGCTGGAATCGGCTCTCGACTACCAGCAACTGTGCGGCGGCGAAGGGTACCGGAAGGGCGCACCGGACAACATCGCCGCCTACGCCCTGCTCGACGCGCGCGTATACACCGTTTTCGACGGAACGAACGACCTGCTGTGCCAGCACCTGGCCCATCTGTTCCTGCGCCAGTTCCAGCAGTCCGGGCTCCGGTCGCCGTTGGAGTTCCTCGGCCGGTTCGGATATCTGGAAGACGCGTTCTTCCACCTCACCGACATCAACCTCAGCCACCTCGCTGACGCACCGTCGCAGGACAAGATCGTGATCCTGGGACGCATCCTGTCCAGAATTTACGGAATCAGCACGCTGCAGAAGTCGTCCCGGTCGGCCGCGCCCAGCGCGCGGCTCGCCGTGGACGAGGCCGACTACCCCAAGGCGATCGCGGTGTTGAAGAACGAGATCGTCGGCCTGGTGAACGAGTACGAACTGGCCACCCGGCTCATCGGCACGCAGGCAGCATCGGGTGCGACCCGCCCGCGCGCCGCCACGGTCACGTTCGAGTCCAAGGTGGGAATGCGCTAG
- a CDS encoding sensor histidine kinase yields the protein MSGPHGPQLREPDRVRGLLDAVMSLGRGLELPQVLKGIVEAAVTLTDAEYGALGVVGDGQLSQFLPVGMSDELIELIGRTPCGRGILGELIRHPEPLRLTDLSRHPHSFGFPANHPPMRTFLGVPVRVRDEVFGNLYLTEKRGGGSFDADDEAVLTTLSSAAGVAIDNARMYHESRRRERWLEALGEITRSLLSGTDADEVLRLIAERAQEVAGADCAAVLLPVPSSADQLTVAVACGTGASRILGLRVPADGSLPGMAARSGRPVVSADLRADPRAYPLGPGAVGDGTVHPSEDEEPDGAARNGEPVEVHGPTVAVPLQVDTGCGALRLSRLAGRPAFDDAEVTLISGFADQAVIALELARRRAESEELTVLHDRDRIARDLHDLAIQRLFATGITLQSATRLIDRPEAAERVGRAVNDLDTTIKIIRSTIFGLRTTGDGKGGSGLRRDLTETVQRAAGPLGFSPALRIDGPVDAAVPDDLAPHLVAVTAEALSNAARHAHARHLDVTLSVTADAVTLTVTDDGAGVGDAPHAGGLANMRARAEMHGGRLAVETPEGGGTRIVWRVPLSD from the coding sequence ATGAGCGGTCCGCACGGGCCGCAGCTCCGCGAGCCGGACCGGGTGCGCGGTCTGCTCGACGCCGTGATGAGCCTGGGGCGGGGGCTCGAACTCCCGCAGGTGCTCAAGGGCATCGTGGAGGCCGCGGTCACCCTCACCGACGCGGAGTACGGGGCGCTCGGCGTGGTCGGGGACGGGCAGTTGTCGCAGTTCCTGCCCGTCGGGATGTCCGACGAGCTCATCGAGCTGATCGGGCGGACGCCGTGCGGCCGCGGCATCCTCGGGGAGCTGATCCGCCACCCGGAGCCGCTGCGGCTCACGGACCTGAGCAGGCATCCGCACAGCTTCGGTTTTCCGGCCAACCATCCCCCGATGCGGACCTTCCTCGGGGTGCCGGTCCGGGTCCGCGACGAGGTGTTCGGCAACCTCTACCTCACCGAGAAGCGCGGCGGCGGCTCCTTCGACGCGGACGACGAGGCCGTGCTGACCACGCTGTCCAGCGCGGCGGGAGTGGCGATCGACAATGCCCGCATGTACCACGAGAGCCGCCGCCGCGAACGGTGGCTGGAGGCGCTGGGGGAGATCACCCGCAGTCTGCTGTCCGGCACCGACGCCGACGAGGTGCTGCGGCTGATCGCGGAGCGCGCGCAGGAGGTCGCCGGTGCGGACTGTGCGGCGGTCCTGTTGCCGGTGCCCTCGTCCGCGGACCAGCTGACGGTGGCGGTGGCGTGCGGTACGGGCGCGAGCCGGATCCTCGGGCTGCGGGTGCCGGCGGACGGTTCGCTGCCCGGGATGGCCGCCCGTAGTGGCCGGCCGGTGGTCAGTGCCGATTTACGGGCCGACCCACGGGCGTACCCGCTCGGCCCGGGTGCCGTCGGTGACGGGACCGTGCACCCGTCCGAGGACGAGGAGCCGGACGGTGCCGCGCGGAACGGAGAGCCCGTGGAGGTGCACGGGCCGACGGTCGCCGTGCCGCTCCAGGTGGACACCGGCTGCGGCGCCCTGCGGCTGAGCCGCCTGGCCGGGCGGCCGGCCTTCGACGACGCCGAGGTCACGCTGATATCGGGCTTCGCGGACCAGGCCGTGATCGCCCTGGAACTCGCCCGCCGACGGGCCGAGTCGGAGGAGCTGACGGTCCTTCACGACCGTGACCGGATCGCCCGGGACCTGCACGACCTCGCCATCCAGCGGCTGTTCGCCACCGGTATCACCCTGCAGAGCGCGACCCGGCTGATCGACCGCCCGGAGGCCGCCGAACGGGTCGGCCGCGCGGTCAACGACCTGGACACCACCATCAAGATCATCCGGTCCACCATCTTCGGACTGCGCACCACCGGGGACGGCAAGGGCGGGAGCGGTCTGCGTCGCGACCTGACGGAGACCGTGCAGCGGGCGGCCGGCCCCCTGGGCTTCAGCCCGGCGCTGCGGATCGACGGGCCGGTGGACGCCGCGGTCCCCGACGATCTGGCGCCGCACCTCGTGGCGGTGACCGCGGAGGCCCTCAGCAACGCCGCCCGCCACGCCCACGCCCGCCACCTGGACGTGACGCTGTCGGTGACCGCGGACGCGGTGACGCTGACGGTGACGGACGACGGGGCGGGGGTCGGGGACGCCCCGCATGCCGGAGGTCTGGCCAACATGCGGGCCCGGGCCGAAATGCACGGCGGCCGGCTGGCCGTCGAGACGCCGGAGGGCGGTGGCACCCGGATCGTGTGGCGGGTGCCGCTGTCGGACTGA
- a CDS encoding transposase, producing the protein MAPGPDAERGGRRRDHREVIDAIAFTFRTGTQWVHLPEKDGNWRGVCNRLRM; encoded by the coding sequence ATTGCTCCCGGACCGGATGCCGAGCGGGGTGGACGCCGGCGTGACCACCGGGAGGTGATCGACGCGATCGCCTTCACGTTCCGGACCGGAACGCAGTGGGTCCACCTGCCGGAGAAAGACGGCAACTGGAGAGGTGTCTGCAACCGGCTGCGGATGTGA
- a CDS encoding APC family permease: MDMSAGERKGLSLFALIMIGIGSIFGSGWLFGAGSAAQVAGPAALVAWVIGVIFIGMIAMSYAEVGSAYPIPGGMARYGHFSHGPVLGFLTGWAVWIATASLIPIESIAATQYMTSWSFDWAKGLVDPATHQLTLSGTAVALVLTLALWLTCFWSVQLLARANTVLTLVKFAIPVLAVLALVGSGFHPSNFTAHGGFAPYGWPAVLTAVTTCGVVFAFNGFQAVVNLGGAAKNPGRAIPVALIGALALGLVIYSALQAAYLGSVPPELLERAGGWQGVNFNSPFADLAGLLMLHWVVTMLQFGAFISPAGSNIANVASAAYMVTNLAETGFFPRKLAAVHPRYGTARPAMWLNLGFSVVLLLTIGRSWQALAGVVSAAMVISYLIGPIAVGVLRRTRPDLPRPFRLPAAGVLCPVTFAFAACALYWSKWPETGKITVLTLVAAPVAALVLWRQGERRLLRQFAPAWWMIAFLVWTATVSALGGEEFGGRGILPGVLGTAVIAVTAPLFYFWAVRSGVKAHARGLTSAPSPTEATPTPSATTDDARPMASV; this comes from the coding sequence ATGGATATGAGCGCCGGCGAGCGCAAGGGGCTCAGCCTCTTCGCCCTCATCATGATCGGCATCGGCTCGATCTTCGGCTCCGGCTGGCTGTTCGGGGCCGGCTCCGCCGCCCAGGTGGCGGGCCCCGCGGCGCTGGTCGCCTGGGTGATCGGCGTCATCTTCATCGGCATGATCGCGATGTCGTACGCGGAGGTCGGTTCGGCCTACCCGATCCCCGGCGGCATGGCCCGCTACGGGCATTTCTCGCACGGTCCGGTGCTCGGCTTCCTCACCGGCTGGGCGGTGTGGATCGCGACCGCCTCGCTGATCCCGATCGAGTCGATCGCCGCCACCCAGTACATGACGTCCTGGAGCTTCGACTGGGCGAAGGGCCTGGTCGATCCGGCCACCCACCAGCTGACCCTCTCCGGCACGGCGGTGGCGCTGGTCCTGACCCTCGCGCTCTGGCTGACCTGCTTCTGGTCGGTCCAGCTGCTGGCCCGCGCCAACACCGTGCTCACCCTGGTCAAGTTCGCCATCCCGGTGCTGGCGGTGCTCGCGCTCGTCGGGTCCGGCTTCCACCCCTCGAACTTCACGGCCCACGGCGGCTTCGCCCCGTACGGCTGGCCGGCCGTGCTCACCGCCGTCACCACCTGTGGTGTCGTCTTCGCCTTCAACGGCTTCCAGGCCGTGGTCAACCTCGGCGGGGCCGCGAAGAACCCCGGCCGGGCCATCCCGGTCGCCCTGATCGGTGCGCTCGCGCTGGGCCTGGTGATCTACTCGGCGCTGCAGGCCGCCTACCTGGGGTCGGTGCCGCCCGAGCTGCTGGAGCGGGCCGGCGGGTGGCAGGGCGTGAACTTCAACTCGCCGTTCGCGGACCTGGCGGGGCTGCTGATGCTGCACTGGGTGGTCACCATGCTGCAGTTCGGCGCGTTCATCTCGCCGGCCGGGTCCAACATCGCCAATGTCGCCTCGGCCGCGTACATGGTCACCAACCTCGCCGAGACCGGGTTCTTCCCCCGGAAGCTGGCGGCCGTGCACCCCCGCTACGGCACCGCCCGCCCCGCGATGTGGCTCAACCTCGGCTTCTCCGTCGTTCTGCTGCTCACCATCGGCCGCAGCTGGCAGGCGCTGGCCGGCGTGGTGTCGGCGGCCATGGTCATCTCGTATCTGATCGGCCCGATCGCGGTGGGGGTGCTGCGACGGACCCGCCCGGACCTGCCGCGTCCCTTCCGGCTGCCGGCCGCCGGGGTGCTGTGCCCGGTCACCTTCGCCTTCGCCGCCTGCGCGCTGTACTGGTCGAAGTGGCCGGAGACCGGCAAGATCACCGTGCTGACCCTGGTGGCCGCACCGGTCGCGGCGCTGGTGCTGTGGCGCCAGGGCGAGCGGCGGCTCCTGCGGCAGTTCGCCCCGGCCTGGTGGATGATCGCCTTCCTGGTGTGGACGGCCACGGTGTCCGCGCTGGGCGGCGAAGAGTTCGGCGGCCGGGGCATCCTCCCCGGCGTGCTCGGCACCGCCGTGATCGCGGTCACCGCCCCGCTCTTCTACTTCTGGGCCGTACGCTCCGGGGTCAAGGCCCACGCACGGGGCCTGACCAGCGCCCCGTCCCCCACCGAAGCCACCCCGACACCCTCCGCCACCACCGACGACGCCCGCCCGATGGCTTCCGTCTGA
- a CDS encoding alpha/beta hydrolase family protein: MKSLFFPHNPSFWFETLRSFGHIAYGGADFGEVVVTTERITVDDYDSWHDEWLATADRVADEGRTALAGGHRVSARDAFLRASNYYRSAEFFLHGDATDPRILHAYDASVRCFRQAAALFTPVVEPVEIPYEDTTLPGYLYRADDSGTARPTVVMFNGFDGTAEEMHFGGAAAAVERGYHVLSFDGPGQPGTRHHHGLVFRPDWENVVGPVLDHALTRPEVDPARIALLGNSMGGLLAPRAAAFDHRLAAVIALDGVYDLGDMAAGALSLDRAEAEWRLRADHDPELDAAVEAAVAASPKIRWLVDQGMYVMGAETPRGVFSTFLEYHLRDGIAQKITCPTLVCSASDDVFFEGQPELLHKHLTCPKTLLEFTGALGADAHCQAGAQRLAFARVYDWLDDVMAETT, encoded by the coding sequence ATGAAGTCCCTGTTCTTCCCGCACAACCCTTCGTTCTGGTTCGAGACACTGCGGTCCTTCGGCCACATCGCCTACGGCGGCGCCGACTTCGGCGAGGTCGTGGTGACCACCGAACGGATCACCGTCGACGACTACGACAGCTGGCACGACGAGTGGCTCGCCACCGCCGACCGGGTGGCCGATGAGGGACGTACGGCCCTGGCCGGCGGGCACCGCGTCAGCGCCCGCGACGCCTTCCTGCGGGCGTCGAACTACTACCGAAGCGCCGAGTTCTTCCTGCACGGCGACGCCACGGACCCGCGCATCCTGCACGCCTACGACGCGTCGGTGAGGTGTTTTCGCCAGGCAGCCGCACTGTTCACCCCGGTCGTCGAGCCGGTGGAGATCCCTTACGAGGACACCACGCTGCCGGGGTACCTGTACCGCGCCGACGACTCGGGCACCGCCCGGCCGACCGTAGTCATGTTCAACGGATTCGACGGTACGGCCGAGGAAATGCACTTCGGCGGCGCCGCCGCGGCCGTCGAGCGCGGCTACCACGTCCTGTCCTTCGACGGCCCCGGCCAGCCGGGTACCCGCCACCACCACGGCCTGGTGTTCCGTCCCGACTGGGAGAACGTGGTCGGCCCCGTCCTCGACCACGCCCTCACCCGTCCCGAGGTCGATCCCGCCCGGATAGCCCTACTGGGCAACAGCATGGGCGGCCTGCTCGCACCGCGTGCCGCGGCCTTCGATCACCGACTCGCCGCCGTCATCGCCCTCGACGGCGTCTACGACCTGGGTGACATGGCCGCCGGCGCCCTGTCCCTCGACCGCGCCGAGGCCGAATGGAGGCTGCGCGCCGACCACGACCCCGAGCTCGACGCCGCCGTGGAGGCGGCCGTCGCCGCCAGCCCCAAGATTCGCTGGCTCGTCGACCAGGGCATGTACGTCATGGGCGCCGAGACCCCGCGCGGGGTCTTCAGCACCTTCCTCGAATACCACCTGCGCGACGGCATCGCCCAGAAGATCACCTGCCCCACCCTGGTCTGCTCGGCCTCGGACGACGTGTTCTTCGAGGGCCAGCCCGAACTACTCCACAAGCACCTGACCTGCCCGAAGACTCTGCTGGAGTTCACCGGCGCACTGGGCGCGGACGCGCACTGCCAGGCCGGCGCCCAGCGCCTGGCTTTTGCCCGTGTGTACGACTGGCTGGACGATGTCATGGCCGAAACCACCTGA
- a CDS encoding TetR/AcrR family transcriptional regulator encodes MEKEREPVRRPGGRAARVRATVHQAVADLVGDRGYGNFTVGDVATRAGVADSSIYRRWGNLEALLSDVAATRLAATSPAPDTGSLEGDLRTYAATAARDIAGPDGTAILRLAISLSNSGQPGLEARDAFLAERTRQLQVMLDRARDRGEHPPDVLQVLDLILSPMYLRILFGTGPLTPAYVDELVDRLLILRTATGG; translated from the coding sequence GTGGAGAAGGAAAGGGAGCCGGTCCGCCGGCCCGGTGGCCGTGCGGCCCGGGTCCGCGCGACAGTGCATCAGGCAGTCGCGGACCTGGTCGGCGACCGCGGCTACGGGAACTTCACGGTCGGCGATGTCGCCACCCGCGCGGGCGTGGCCGATTCCAGCATCTACCGTCGCTGGGGAAACCTGGAAGCCCTTCTCTCGGACGTGGCCGCCACCCGGCTCGCCGCCACTTCCCCCGCCCCTGACACCGGTAGCCTGGAGGGCGACCTACGCACCTACGCGGCCACCGCCGCCCGCGACATCGCCGGACCGGACGGGACGGCGATACTGCGCCTGGCCATCTCCTTGTCCAACTCGGGACAGCCGGGCTTGGAGGCCCGCGACGCGTTCCTCGCCGAACGCACTCGTCAACTGCAGGTCATGCTCGACCGGGCCCGCGACCGAGGCGAACACCCGCCAGATGTGCTCCAGGTGCTCGACCTCATCCTGTCCCCGATGTACCTCCGCATCCTGTTCGGAACGGGCCCGCTCACCCCCGCCTACGTCGACGAACTGGTCGATCGCCTGCTCATCCTCCGCACCGCCACCGGAGGGTGA
- a CDS encoding acyl-CoA thioesterase: MKVTISPRFSEVDVLGHVTNSAVPVWFEHGRLPIFRLFSKEANMRDLALILRRYEIDFTRQIFASVDVVIETKVAKIGNTSITIEQIATQEGAEVARGTCIMVHFDYERETTTSIPDHLRAELNAL; encoded by the coding sequence GTGAAGGTGACGATTTCGCCGCGCTTCTCCGAAGTCGACGTGCTCGGCCATGTCACAAATTCCGCAGTGCCGGTCTGGTTCGAGCACGGCCGGTTACCGATTTTCCGCCTGTTCAGCAAAGAAGCGAACATGCGCGACCTCGCGCTTATCCTGCGCCGATACGAGATCGATTTCACCCGCCAGATCTTCGCTTCCGTAGACGTCGTCATCGAGACGAAGGTGGCGAAGATCGGCAATACCTCGATCACCATCGAGCAGATCGCCACACAGGAGGGGGCCGAAGTGGCCCGCGGTACCTGCATCATGGTCCACTTCGACTACGAAAGGGAAACCACCACCAGCATTCCGGACCACCTGCGAGCCGAACTCAACGCGCTGTAG
- a CDS encoding DMT family transporter, translating into MPGETKNLKVSLIALTFVILYGSGFVGGRYGLPYAEPFSYLAIRFGATAVILFVLILCLRVGWPRSGYVHLILSGILLQGVFSVGVFYALHQGMTPAVSALIIALQPILVWLMVSVVTARKVRPLSVLALVGGLAGVAITVYRGLETSSGLTPTNVAFGVLGLVGLATGQFYYQLKNPGAHLLINGFVQSGSSAVVMLIGGLIFEKGVIRWTPQLLLSELWMSAGVSIGALSLLFILMRSESADRVASYFYGVPIAAGLIAWPVLGQRPTMSEIIGFAVIMVSITVFNRSSRPPRAEPAPTAPADNSVPAADHR; encoded by the coding sequence GTGCCCGGCGAGACCAAGAACCTCAAGGTTTCGCTCATTGCGTTGACGTTCGTCATCCTCTACGGATCAGGTTTTGTAGGTGGCCGCTATGGCCTGCCCTACGCGGAGCCCTTCTCCTACCTGGCCATCCGGTTCGGCGCGACCGCAGTCATCTTGTTCGTCCTGATCCTGTGTCTGAGGGTCGGCTGGCCACGCTCGGGCTATGTCCACCTCATCCTCAGCGGCATCCTGCTGCAGGGCGTGTTCTCCGTCGGGGTGTTCTACGCGCTCCACCAGGGCATGACCCCCGCGGTCTCGGCACTGATCATCGCGCTGCAACCCATTCTGGTGTGGCTGATGGTCTCCGTCGTGACCGCGAGAAAGGTCCGGCCGCTGTCCGTGCTGGCCCTCGTCGGCGGGCTGGCCGGCGTCGCCATCACGGTGTACCGGGGCCTGGAGACGTCCTCCGGGCTCACCCCGACCAACGTCGCCTTCGGCGTCCTCGGCCTGGTGGGACTGGCCACCGGACAGTTCTACTACCAGCTGAAGAACCCCGGCGCCCACCTGCTGATCAATGGGTTCGTTCAGTCCGGCTCGTCGGCCGTCGTCATGCTCATCGGCGGACTGATCTTCGAGAAGGGCGTCATCCGGTGGACACCGCAGCTGTTGCTGTCGGAACTGTGGATGTCGGCCGGCGTATCGATCGGCGCGCTCAGCCTGCTCTTCATCCTGATGCGTTCCGAGAGTGCGGACCGGGTGGCCTCGTACTTCTACGGCGTACCGATCGCCGCGGGACTGATCGCCTGGCCGGTACTGGGCCAGCGCCCGACCATGTCCGAGATCATCGGCTTCGCGGTCATCATGGTCTCGATCACCGTCTTCAACCGCAGTAGCAGACCACCCCGCGCCGAACCCGCTCCCACGGCCCCGGCCGACAACTCCGTCCCGGCGGCAGACCACCGCTGA